The stretch of DNA GGCGTCGCATGAACCATTGCGGTTGGATATTTATAAAGTCTGAGCCGTATTTTTAGACGCCGTCCTATTTGCGTGTCTATGCTGATTTGTGATAAAAACGCCGAATTTCATTACAACGACATTCGAGGTCTGGATTTAGACTTAGCGTGTGACCACACGAAAATTACCAACCGGCGACCACAGCGCCTGGTACacatattactcatacgccgtgTGCGCCGCAAACCTTTCGAACCGAAAGCAAAATACCCAAAAGTCCCTAATTACTTTCGTCCGTTCACTGGCCTACGTCAAAGTgccgaaaattaaaattaataatattataattaatctaaaataaaaatcaaaacgaaatAGTCACCAGACAATTCTCTGGGGGAATTCTGGGGAACCGTATCTTTCCGCATTGTAAAAACTTTTCCGAACCAAACTGGTAGCTCCGCGCTAACCGAAAACACTGCACCCGGCAATTAGAGCCTTTTGTCTTTGTCCCATAAGATTCCATGGAGATGAGCCCATGTCTCCAAGTCACAGCATCCGCGCATGCGCAAAACAAAGCCCAGACGTCAACCGAAGAGAGTTTTTTGGCTAcgtcgaaaatcaaaaaatgtcgCTGCGTTTCCTCCGGACTTGCGTCACACAACGGAGCAGCGGCTCGGGCCGAAAGCAAATTTTCACATTTGGGTGCGAATATGGCGAATATGATCGGTGCGTATATAAGGGAAGGGTTCTTCGCAGCAAAGCACACAGAACTCGCCAGACGTTCAGAGCAACCAGTCCAGAAATCAAAGGATAATAACTAACCAACCAGGATTTTACCCTTAATAACAACCAGttaaaaccgaaaaacacACAATGGATCTTAAGGTAAGCATCGCTATAGAGAGATCTCCGGGAGAATTCAGCTCACCCAGCTTTTCTCCCCTCTCCAGCAATTGTACTCGTGGATCTGCCTGCTGATCAGCATCATCATCTGCAAGGTGTCCGAGGCCAAGCCCACCTACTATGACCTGGATAGCTACGAGGCCTACGACACCGATCGCTACGACACGGACAGTGGCTCCTCTTACGCCCTGACCTACGGGAAACCGCTGACGGATAACCGCCTCAAGAAGCTGAATCCGGGCTACTACTACGTGGACGATGGGTATATTGCCCCGGTGGCTGCCAGTTCTGGCTACACCCGCCGCCGCGAAGATGCCAACTCCGAGAGCGGCGCCCTGCCCCACAACGTCAGGTTCACACCCATTGTGCGCGTCCGGCAGACGAAGACCAAGCGCAAGAAGCTCTTCGTGCCCAACTTCTTCGGCTAGAGAGGAGCGGCTCCTTCCGGCTAAACTGCCGGGATTGAGAGTACAGACTGAGGATGATTAGAGTAGGCTTAGCTGTAGTGTTAGTCGCGTGGCTCCCACACCAAAAAGTACCTTATACCTATATACTGTTACCTATTTTATATACGCGGCCAAAGCGATGaccaaattatatttatatacccaaacctaaataaataaaaacataccaATAttgatgaaaaaaaatttaaaatgaataattacTTTTGCGGTTGACCACAAGCGATTGGGAATcgtgaaatttaaattaatatttatttttagaaaaaatgccgAAAAGTCGGGATTGTAATTTACAgtttaaagtcaaaaatacATCTTCTGTTTTGAGCCGGATTTATTCGGTtaccaaaagtttttaattgtgttCGAGCATCATAAAACCATTTAACAATTTAGACAAGTTTAACCAAATTAATCGCTCGGTTGTAAACGCTTTCGCTGATAACACCCACACTTTTAATGAAAAGTGCCGtacagaattttatgaaccGTAAAGTGTCTATTTAATTTGGCGGTTCGGTGCTAATTGACCACTTAGGCGATTTAATGAAATCAGAAtagcatttattattatttatacttgATACAGTAAACTTTTCTGGATGACGtgatcatttaaaataaatattgtgtacagcaaaaacatatttgagtGTCAGCGCCCTTGGGATTCCGCATgtgttattgtttattaagaaatatataagtacAGCCCAATTTCATTACACAAAGAATTCGAGTAAACCTTTTTAACATTTGGCTTTCTCCGTGAACATTTAAAAACCAATTCaagctaaatataaaatatttgttaataaatacatagaaaTCTGTCAATTaaagtaaaatgaaatttgtttttgctttaataaattaattaagacCTATAATTTGTGtataaaattgaatgattttaaattaatctcTTTTATTCCCAAGTGAccgttaaatattttgaaaacgaTGATAACGGTCTAGCGATAACGTTCATCGATGACTGCATTCTCTGTCATCGACCTATCGATATAACAGCTGTCGTCATTTCTGAAAGAAGAGGAGAGATTCGCGAATTTACAAAGAAACCAGAAGAAAATCAGCGTCGCCCAAGATGAGCTTCATGCAACCGAGTCCCGTTAAGTACGCGTGCTCCTGCGGCATCCTGAATCCGATCAACAAGCTCTTCTTCTGCCGCCACTGCCCCAAGCTGCGCTGTGGTTTCTGTGTGACGCACGAGATAGAGTCCCATTTCTGCTCCAATTGTCTGGAGAACATCCCGTCCACGGAGGTATATGTCCTATAAAAAGGGTCTCTTTACTATCCtcttacaaattaaatactcTTCCATGTTGCCTGTAAAACCATTTActtatttccatttatttcagGCTCGCCACAAGAAGAACTGCTGCGCAAACTGCTTCGACTGTCCCTGCTGTCAGCACACCCTCTCCGCCAGAGCCTCCACCGTTCCAGTGGTGCGCAAGTCGGAGGAGACGAAGGACCCAAAGGATGGCGATGCCAAGGGcgacgccacgccccctgttCCGGCCGCAAGCAGCAAGCCCTCGGCGGTGCCCACCACCAAGAAGATGTACTATCTGTCGTGCCTGTCCTGCCGCTGGACAACGCGCGACGTGGGCATTCCCGACCAGGGCGTGGCCACGGGCACCTGGCCGGACAACGAGTGCCTGTACCAGGCGCGCTTCAACGCCCTGGTCGAGTACTTCCAGGCGGTGGTGCTGCAGGAGAAGCAGGAGAAACTGGAGTTCATGCGGCGCAAGGCGCCCAAGCAGCACAAGTTCCCCAGCCTGACGGATCGCACGGGTCTGACCGTATCACTGATTCGCCGCCAGATCGGCTGGAACGACAAGGTGCCGAAGGCCAAGGCCGTGATCACGCCGGCGGAAGCCACGGCCGAGGTGGAGGAACTGCCGGCGAGCATCTTCACGGAGCCGCTGAATCTGCGCAATGTGACGACCATCACCCAGCGACACAGCCAGCCAGCGGACCAGCCCACTGCTGTGGGCAGCCTGTATCCGCAGCGGCGGTCGCTGTGGATCAAGCGCTCGCTGCGCTGCCGCCAGTGCGAGCACAATCTGATTAAGCCGGAGTACCATCCCACGTCGATCAAGTACCGCATCCAGCTCTTCGCCAGCTACCATGTGCCCGAGGTTGTGATGGTGCGTTGCGAGCAGCCTCTGTTGCCCGGCCAGAGCAACGCCATCCTGCTGAAGCTCACCAATCCGACCATGTACGACATGACCATTCGACTGTTGACTGCTGCTCCGCCCGAGGATCCGCAACTGTCGACGGAGACCACTCGTGTGGCGAAGGAGGAACCGATTTCCTCGACGCCTCTTCTCAAGTCCGTTGGCATCACCTTGTCGCGTCAAAACTCAACCCGGGAGGTTAAACGCGACGTGTTGGATGTGTCTAATGCCGAGATAGTTCCGCTGGAGAGCGAGTTTGTGCTCAGCCAGCGCGATGATTCCAAGGAGTTCGATGAGTACGTGCAGCTGCCCACCGAGGAGCCCAAGTTCATTGTTTGGCGCAAGGGCAACAAGGTGCTCTTACGACTGCAGTTTACGCCTGCAGAGGAGCTGCCCGGGAGCACGGACGTAGTGCTGGGATTCTTTATGCAGTACACGTACGTCAATACTGTGACCAATGCGTCCGAGAAAAAGGAGCCCACCACCCATGCGCTCCACTCCAGGGTGTTCATCACCGCAGGCGCCATCGAGCAGAAGTGAATACTTAATTACCCAACTGGCATACTAATCGAACTTATACATAAAACACGCTTTATGAAAGCtaggaaaatatatgtatttatttattaatccaCTCGTGAAAAGCAGCTAGTATTAAAGATGAATAAACCGCTTGTTCTAACCCTAAGTAGTGCTTAGTTTTGGGTTACCAAACCGGTCCACTTCTCGCTCTCGGCCCACAGGAACTTTCCAACCTTGTCGTCCAAGGCGGCAGGAGCCACAGCCTTTGGTTTGCAGTCGCTGAAGTACAAGCCACTGACATCCTTCAGTTCCGGATCCAGAGCAGCATAAATAGAGGTCTGTGCTCCACTCTTTGGTGTCTTCATAAGGGGCCAAATCATTGGCTTCAAAAAGAACCTGAAGTTTGTAATATTACTAATAAAGTTCCTTCTCCATTTAGCTTCAACTTACTTCACGAAATTGGTCTGGAAAAAGGCCCAGTTCCTGGCCAGCTCAGTGTCCACAACGCCAGGATGTAGGGAGTTCACTGTAACGCCACTACCCTCCAGCCGCTTGGCCAATTCCCGGGTGAACAGGACGTTGGCTAATTTGCTCTGGCTGTAGGCTAGGCCCTCGTCATAGGACTTCTCGCTGTTCAGGTCAGCAACGTTAATAGCACCACGGGTATGGGCCAGACTGGAAACGACAACAATGCGACTGGGAGCcgatttctgaaaaattttcAAGACTGTTATCTCAAGTGCTCGACTGATATTTTTTACCCTCACCTTTAGCAGGTCGAGCAACAAGTTAGTCAGCAAAAAGTGACCGACGTGGTTGACACCCAACTGCAATTCGAAGCCATCCTTGGTTAAAGTCTTCGGGCAGCGCATCACTCCGGCATTGTTGATCAGGACATCGAGCTTATTCTGTTCCTTCTTGAAACTATTAAGGATATTGTACAAATTATAAAGGCTAAGAGGCTTCTCTGGCTAGCTTACCCAGCTACAAATTCACGGATAGAATCCAATGAACTCAGATCCAGCTCCCGAGAGAATATATTCTGATTGTTCGTCTCCTTTATGATGTCGTTGCGGGCCTTATTACATCGGTTCATATCCCTGCAGGCCATATAGACCGTTCCACCGCGTCTCGCGATCTCCAGAGCCGTCTCCTTGCCAATTCCCGTGTTGGCTCCCGTAACAATAAACACTTTTCCCGTCTCATCGGTATCCTTTGTGAATTTCCCTCCCTGCATGTATTCCCTGTAATTATCAAAAATGATTTATAGAAAAGTTATTATCTAAAAATCGGAAGTCATAATGGCAAGTCATGCATCGTCActttatatttcataatttccaGAACGTATGCAGGAAACTTACTTCAAGAGGTAAATGCCCACGCCGATAATAGCTGGCCACAGTATTATGGGGCTTAGTAAACAATCGATGAAAATGCacattttgaatatattttattttgtttactgtTTGGGGTGTTGTCAGTTCTGAGTTCTCTCGGAGAATGCGAGAGGTACGAAAAGCACAGCTATTTATATAGAACACCGGCTACTGCGACACATATTTATAATCGCTAATACATGGTGAAATCGGAAAAATGAAAAGGCAAAGAGAACAAAGCTCTCTTCACTTAAGAGAAAAGTTTGTTTTGGGGTAGGGTGGGAATTGGTccgatcaatttactaaagtATATTTCAGTCTGTTCAATAGATtgtattttgcataaaaaacacatttaccgaaaaaaaaatcgcgaTCGCAAATGAGAAACTTTTCAGATCCTTCTAGACGATAAAAAGGCGATAATTCTATTGCCTCTCGTCCAGAAGTCAGGAAGTCAGGAAGGAAGATAGAAACAcgacagaacacattttacaaaaaccaaaaagggtCGCGATCGTGGGGAAGTAACTTCTAAGGGATTTCTAGGCGATAGATatacgatagaacacatttaaCTCAAGAAAGGAGAAACTTCTGAGACACTTCTAGACGATAAAAAGGCAATAGaacaaattttacaaaaacaaatccaaaaaaaactgTCTTCCAATTCACTCCTGGAAGTTTACATGCcgcaattattaaataataaaataaatagaaatatataattCTCAAggcttattttttaagttaccTAATCGGGAAAGGCTTTTTTAGGTATCTGCTATAAGCGTCTTCTGAGTAACTCCTGGAAATAAGACGCTTATAGCAGATACCTAAAAAAGCCTTTCCCGATTAggtaacttaaaatataagcCTTgagaattatatatttttatttatttaattagaaaaGCATTGCGGCATGTGAACACGGTCCATAAGCATGTAGATCTTCATTTTAACTTCCAGTAGTAAGAAGCGTTTGATCATGGATAGTTGAGAACTGGTCCTCGCTCAATAAATTCTGCAAATTTGGGATACATTTTTCGACAtttttaatacgaaaatatacatttaaacattttaattgattattttattttttttgcatgtaacttttttttttagtgtatttgacataattaaaattaaaaaaaattgttaataatagGCGCTGCAATgtacatataaaaaaacacacataatttacaaataataataattttaaagttttgcacgaaataagctgtgacattaaaaaagtcaatgattttagttttttttttaattttaagtgttattctatggaatctaaaaataataaaaatatcttgCGATATGGTGGGAATTGGGCCGAtcaatttattaaagaatatttcagtCTGTTCAATAGATTGTATTTTGCATGGAGAAGGTCTTTAATCAAATACAGAATGGGTTTTCCATATCTCTGTATCTGCATAGCTCATCTTTCAGGTTGCAGTTGCTAAAGTACTGACCAGTAATGTCCTTCAGATCAGGGTCAAatgattgaaatataaaaagaaacaatttaaatCTGTTCAAGCTCTTTACAATGATTTTTCTGTAGACAGAACGATAGAGATTGTATTCCAGCGATAAAGAGGCGAAAGAGAAGCTAAATCCTAAATTTTTAAACCTTGAATAAAACATCGTTTGAGGTATGTCTACTACTTATCCTATTAATCTGACCAAAGGTTCTGATtcctttttgtatttaaataaatctcatttttaaaaatcgtaacagtttttattttcataaaagtaaagtaataaataaCGAAATGGCGGTTAATGGAATATAGATTTTATCTAGTCCAATTTATTTACGCCTGTCCACTTCTCGCTCTCTGCCCACAGGAACTTTCCAGTCTTATCGTCCTTGGCAGCTGCTGACACATCCTTGGCCTTACAGTCGCTGAAGTACAGTCCGGACACCTCCTTCAGTTCAGGGTCCAAAGCGGCGTAGAGCGTCGTCTGAGCTCCATTCACAGGAGTCTTGAAGAGAATCAATTGCAGGGGCCTCACCAGGAACCTAGGATGCAGCAATTAATAGCTAATTCAAATAACATCTACCTTAAAACTTACGACACAATGCTGGGCCAGTTCCTCGACAGCTCCGTGTCCACAGCTCCGGGATGCAGGGAATTAGTTGTGACTCCAGTTCCCTCCAGACGCTTGGCCAATTCCCGGGTAAACAGAATGTTGGCCAGTTTACTCTGGCTGTAGGCACCTATCCTACTGTAGGATTTTTCACTGTTCAAGTCATCAACATTGATGGATCCTTGAGTGTGCGCCAGACTGGAAACGTTTACGATGCGACTGGGTGCAGTTTTCTACAAAGTGCATTGAGTTAATAAGGTGTTAGGAAAGTCATAGATGCCAAAAATACCTTCAGAACATCTAGCAGCAAGTGGGTGAGCAGGAAGTGTCCCATGTGGTTGACTCCCAGCTGCATTTCGAAGCCATCCTTGGTCAGGGTCCTGGGACAGTGCATAACTCCAGCGTTGTTGATCAGGACATGAAGCTTATCCTGCTCCTTTTTGAAACTGTTTTACAAGGAATCGAGTTAtttctttgcatttttattgatCTGTCATGCTTTGCTTACCCAGCAGCGAATTTACGAATGGATTCCAGCGAACTCAAGTCCAATTCGCGGGCGAAAATGTTGTTGTTACCCGACTCCCTGATGATATCCTGGCGGGCCTTTTCGCATCGGTTCATATCCCTGCAGGCCATGTACACAGTTCCTCCGCGCTTGGCAATCTCCAGGACTGTCTCCTTGCCGATTCCCGTGTTGGAACCGGTGACAATAAACACCTTGCCGGTTTCATCGGTCTGCTTGGTAAACTGACCGCCCTGCATGTATTTCCTGAAATTCAAAATTGGGAAATTatggttaaataaattattaataaagtaGTATTTAActtgtaaaaatgttttgaccCTGTTTTTGCAACCGAAACGCAACAATATACAGAATAATTTTATCTAGGTATTACTCATAACGAATAGAACTATTTCATGCTGAAATTACCTCAGAAAGTAAGCAGCTCCGCCAATTAAAGCCGGCCAAAAAAGGAGGGGGCACAACAAACAGTCAGTCAAACAAGCCATTTTTGTTAGTCCGCAGTTACTTCCAGTTGTGGGATCTCTCAGCGAATGCGAACTAAGCCGGTTCCAGCTGTCTTTTAAATACCATGAGCGCTATCTGTGAGAAAGTATACGACAGCCATAAATTGCTTACTCACGATGAGTGTTTTTCGAACTTGCGAGAAGAGAACGCCACAGGTTGGCGTGGAAGAGCAAATCGATACGCAATGTTTGgaaaatattacgtatacgtctGTATGCCGGGCCCGAAAATACTTACATATGTCAATCAGAACGAACTTAGCCGAAGTCTTGTTATGGCAAACAGCTTGTTAAACAATTGGTTAAATCTATTTATAGCCCTAATCAGTTATCACTGAACTGCGAGAAAAACGATGAGCAACTGACATTAAATGCTTGGGCTTAAATTAAATGGTAATAAACCTATGAACATGAAATTTCAATGGAAAGAAATGAAATACATTGAGACTTTGAATATGggtacaaaaatgttgttctgTAGtttatcattaaattaaaaattcttaaaatgagTTGTATGACTAGCAATTGTAGCCCAACGTGGTAATGAATCCAATTTTGAACTCTCTATACCAGTAAATTTTTAGCTCTCAGCCTACAGCTATGGCATTCTTGACGGCAGCTGACGGATTCTTAACTTAACTTACCGTTTTACCATTTACATTATTCCAATCCCTGGCCAATTGTGTAAACGGAACCAGGATCAATAGCATTGACCGTGACTCCCTACTCTTTTTATATAAAGACTCTTTAATTGACTAATACTCTTCATGTTCAGCCAGAAGGCAAACTCAGACTGATTTAATTGTTAAAGTTGCAAGAGAACAACCTCTGACGACAAGAGACAGTATAagagaattttatttcaaagggTTTTCAAGAGCGGGATCGATATTTCTCATAACGCAGATAAGAGCGTTGAAGCGAATATAAAGCTTTTTTAAATGTCCAGTCATCTAATAACTATATAAAGAATCAAAACATTGAAgctataaacaaatcaaacacctCTTGAAGAGGTataaaactagtgacgatcgcacattccacatacaaaagttcttaTATCAACTTCAGTGacgaaaaatgtttaaacattCGAATAAATTActacattttctaaaattaactcatttattttacttttttatcgTAGCTGATTTTCAATTCTACgactatatatacataagtagtaGTCTCCTCGCACACACTTCGGTGCGGTTCGTCACTAAGTGACTGCCGTCCAAAGTGATCAATTAAACTTCAGTCACTGGGTTTTACGGATCgttttttgatttaacaaACGAACTATCCTTACAGATTTCGAAAAGTAAAGAATGCCGTTTTGTTTTgtctattaataatttagattggaccatccattaaaaagttatgaataAAAAGATAATCTTTGGTTATGTCCAAATAATATAATGCAAACTGTACAAGCACTTGATTTACTACTAGCATAACTtaatctccctcgcactccctttagcttaTTAAcgagtatctgatagtcgagtcCTTCTCTCttgcttgattttatttctgttATAAACCCAAGGGTATTAATACTTCGCCTTGCTTTCTTATTTGTATTTTGGTTCTAGCCCTCCCCTTATCATCCAGaactttttgtttatataaattttattaacacCTAAATTAGCTTCGATTAATATTGTAACCGTAGGTAAATGGGATTTTTGtacataaacaaattttagagtTCCTAgttgtatttgtttaaattaataaattagtaCATGGCGGTTGATAAATATTGAGCTTCTCTAATCCAATTTAGATGTATTCACTCCTGTCCATTTCTCGCTTTCTGCCCACAGGAACTTTCCAGCTTTATCGTCCTTGGCAGCTGCTGACACGTCCTTGGCCTTGCAGTCGCTGAAGTACAGTCCAGAGACATTCTTCAGCTCAGGATCCAAGGCAGCGTAGAGGGAGGTCTGAGCTCCACTCCTAGGAGTCTTGAAGAGAGTCCATTGCAAAGGCTTCACGAGGAACCTAAGGTACAGAAATTAATAGCTAATTCAAATAATGGCTAACTTATAACTTACGCAATCAAGCTGTTCTCCATGAACGACCAATACCTCATCAGCTCAGTGTCCACAGCTCCGGGATGCAGAGAATTAACCGTGACTCCAGTTCCCTCCAGACGCTTGGCCAATTCCCGGGTAAACAGAATGTTGGCCACTTTACTCTGGGTATAGGCAGCTATCTTACCGTATGATTTTTCACTGTTCAAGTCATCAACATTGATGGAACCGTGAGTGTGCGCACCACTCGAAACGACTACGATGCGACTGGGTGCAGTTTTCTACAATGTGCATTGAGTTATTAATGTCTTATGAATGGCATAGGAGTCcagaaatatcaaaaataccTTCAAAACATCCAGCAGCAGGTGGGTGAGCAGGAAGTGTCCCAT from Drosophila takahashii strain IR98-3 E-12201 chromosome 2R, DtakHiC1v2, whole genome shotgun sequence encodes:
- the DCTN4-p62 gene encoding dynactin subunit 4 — translated: MSFMQPSPVKYACSCGILNPINKLFFCRHCPKLRCGFCVTHEIESHFCSNCLENIPSTEARHKKNCCANCFDCPCCQHTLSARASTVPVVRKSEETKDPKDGDAKGDATPPVPAASSKPSAVPTTKKMYYLSCLSCRWTTRDVGIPDQGVATGTWPDNECLYQARFNALVEYFQAVVLQEKQEKLEFMRRKAPKQHKFPSLTDRTGLTVSLIRRQIGWNDKVPKAKAVITPAEATAEVEELPASIFTEPLNLRNVTTITQRHSQPADQPTAVGSLYPQRRSLWIKRSLRCRQCEHNLIKPEYHPTSIKYRIQLFASYHVPEVVMVRCEQPLLPGQSNAILLKLTNPTMYDMTIRLLTAAPPEDPQLSTETTRVAKEEPISSTPLLKSVGITLSRQNSTREVKRDVLDVSNAEIVPLESEFVLSQRDDSKEFDEYVQLPTEEPKFIVWRKGNKVLLRLQFTPAEELPGSTDVVLGFFMQYTYVNTVTNASEKKEPTTHALHSRVFITAGAIEQK
- the LOC108069285 gene encoding uncharacterized protein produces the protein MDLKQLYSWICLLISIIICKVSEAKPTYYDLDSYEAYDTDRYDTDSGSSYALTYGKPLTDNRLKKLNPGYYYVDDGYIAPVAASSGYTRRREDANSESGALPHNVRFTPIVRVRQTKTKRKKLFVPNFFG
- the LOC123002703 gene encoding retinol dehydrogenase 13-like, whose product is MCIFIDCLLSPIILWPAIIGVGIYLLKEYMQGGKFTKDTDETGKVFIVTGANTGIGKETALEIARRGGTVYMACRDMNRCNKARNDIIKETNNQNIFSRELDLSSLDSIREFVAGFKKEQNKLDVLINNAGVMRCPKTLTKDGFELQLGVNHVGHFLLTNLLLDLLKKSAPSRIVVVSSLAHTRGAINVADLNSEKSYDEGLAYSQSKLANVLFTRELAKRLEGSGVTVNSLHPGVVDTELARNWAFFQTNFVKFFLKPMIWPLMKTPKSGAQTSIYAALDPELKDVSGLYFSDCKPKAVAPAALDDKVGKFLWAESEKWTGLVTQN
- the LOC108069271 gene encoding retinol dehydrogenase 13-like, which produces MGCLTDCCLCPLLFWPALIGGAAYFLRKYMQGGQFTKQTDETGKVFIVTGSNTGIGKETVLEIAKRGGTVYMACRDMNRCEKARQDIIRESGNKNIFARELDLSSLESIRKFAAGFKKEQDKLHVLINNAGVMHCPRTLTKDGFEMQLGVNHMGHFLLTHLLLDVLKKTAPSRIVVVSSGAHTHGSINVDDLNSEKSYGKIAAYTQSKVANILFTRELAKRLEGTGVTVNSLHPGAVDTELMRYWSFMENSLIAFLVKPLQWTLFKTPRSGAQTSLYAALDPELKNVSGLYFSDCKAKDVSAAAKDDKAGKFLWAESEKWTGVNTSKLD
- the LOC108069254 gene encoding retinol dehydrogenase 13-like, with translation MACLTDCLLCPLLFWPALIGGAAYFLRKYMQGGQFTKQTDETGKVFIVTGSNTGIGKETVLEIAKRGGTVYMACRDMNRCEKARQDIIRESGNNNIFARELDLSSLESIRKFAAGFKKEQDKLHVLINNAGVMHCPRTLTKDGFEMQLGVNHMGHFLLTHLLLDVLKKTAPSRIVNVSSLAHTQGSINVDDLNSEKSYSRIGAYSQSKLANILFTRELAKRLEGTGVTTNSLHPGAVDTELSRNWPSIVSFLVRPLQLILFKTPVNGAQTTLYAALDPELKEVSGLYFSDCKAKDVSAAAKDDKTGKFLWAESEKWTGVNKLD